TTGTTCCCTGCTTTTTGGCCACTCTGGCCACCGCTTCAATGACCGCCCTGTCATTTCCCTCATCTGCGGTAATGACAAAGACTTCTTCTTCCTTCAGTGCAAAGAGGTTTTTTAGCAGCGACTCTGCAACTGCCTCGAGTCTGTTATCCATACCAGCACACATTTCTCACTTACCGCACTTAGCAGCAATTTGGGCCAGCTCAGGATCAATGACCTTTCCATCCTTCATGATCATGTCGCCATCCAAATACACAGTGGTGTTCAGAGTAACCGCATCAGTGTGAGAAGGCGCGGCAATGCCGCCGCACTTGGGCATTAGAAAAGCCCCCACAGAACCGAACCCCCACTCGGTGCAGCCCCAAACGCGTTCGTCCTCGCCATTCTGACCGCTCAGTTCAGCCATAGGATGGAACCCATAGCAGACATGTGCGGGACGCAGCATCTGAGGATGATTAAAGCTTTTCAGAAAATCAAACCATCTGGTGCCAGCAGCACCGCCTTCCACTGCCTGAATAATACCCTTTTCGATGTAAACCTTGACAGGGGCACCCAAAACGCCAATCTGGGGAATCAAGGCACCATCGAAAACGAACGTACCGTTGACACTGTCCAAAATGGGAGTCCATCCCACCTGTCCGTTGAGCATCATGGTACCGGGTTTGTCCCAGTAACCGGTCTCAGCGCGAACAGGATTATCAGGATCGTTGTCAAACTCAACATCCTGGCCCAGAGCAGACGTCAGGCGCACATGCTTAGCGGCCTTCGTGCGGGCAGCAACAGCAGTGACCATCTCAGCAACAGCATGCTGATCGGCACGACCGTAGAGCTTGACAAACACATCGC
This window of the Dysosmobacter acutus genome carries:
- a CDS encoding aminopeptidase, whose translation is MVSDMYFEFELEHAANVLINETCKLQKGETLMITCDTQGDIRLAIATAKAAFAAGGKPMVIWTASPLGAGKMVDGFLPSESILAAALKADAWVEFNKQYFLYSDTYQAAVDGNPKLRFLGLPGTTSDVFVKLYGRADQHAVAEMVTAVAARTKAAKHVRLTSALGQDVEFDNDPDNPVRAETGYWDKPGTMMLNGQVGWTPILDSVNGTFVFDGALIPQIGVLGAPVKVYIEKGIIQAVEGGAAGTRWFDFLKSFNHPQMLRPAHVCYGFHPMAELSGQNGEDERVWGCTEWGFGSVGAFLMPKCGGIAAPSHTDAVTLNTTVYLDGDMIMKDGKVIDPELAQIAAKCGK